A stretch of the Actinomyces faecalis genome encodes the following:
- a CDS encoding replication-associated recombination protein A — translation MTSTPNLFDAAAADGSDVDDPTRPLADRLRPRSLSEVVGQDHLLAPDAPLGRMVETGRLSSIILWGPPGCGKTTIARLLAEGTGLAFEQVSATFSGVAELRKVFTAATQRRQIGQGTLLFVDEIHRFNRAQQDSFLPYVEDGTVVLVGATTENPSFELNGALLSRCQVMVLHRLSEEALGELLERAENLTGRTLPLTDQARSALIAMADGDGRYLLGMVEQVLGMAQRPAENLDTPVDVDELTAVISARAPLYDKSSEEHYNLISALHKSMRGSDPDAALYWLARMLGGGEDPLYVARRIVRFASEDIGMADPGALQMALAAWDTYERLGSPEGELAIAQAVVYLATAPKSISVYRALGRARHAAAATGSLMPPAHILNAPTRLMKELGYGEGYQYDPDTVEGFSGADYMPAGYPPREEREPFYEPTDHGHERRIRERLEYWDGLREQIRRRPPQTQEHD, via the coding sequence ATGACCAGCACACCAAACCTCTTCGATGCTGCTGCGGCTGACGGCTCAGACGTTGACGACCCCACACGCCCGCTGGCTGACCGGCTGCGCCCACGTTCGCTGTCCGAGGTGGTTGGCCAGGACCATCTGTTGGCACCCGACGCACCGCTCGGGCGCATGGTTGAGACCGGCCGGCTGTCCTCGATCATTCTGTGGGGTCCGCCCGGTTGCGGGAAAACTACGATTGCGCGCCTGCTGGCGGAAGGTACGGGACTGGCCTTTGAACAGGTCTCCGCCACCTTCTCGGGGGTTGCCGAGCTGCGCAAGGTCTTTACCGCTGCCACCCAGCGTCGTCAGATCGGCCAGGGAACGCTCCTGTTCGTCGACGAGATCCACCGGTTCAACCGTGCCCAGCAGGACTCCTTCCTACCCTACGTCGAGGACGGCACGGTGGTGCTCGTCGGAGCGACGACGGAGAACCCGTCCTTCGAGCTCAACGGTGCCCTTTTGTCACGTTGCCAGGTCATGGTCCTGCACCGACTGTCTGAGGAGGCCCTCGGCGAGCTGCTGGAGCGTGCCGAGAACCTGACCGGGCGGACCTTGCCGCTCACCGACCAGGCACGTTCCGCCCTCATCGCCATGGCCGACGGCGATGGTCGCTACCTGCTCGGCATGGTTGAGCAGGTCCTGGGTATGGCTCAGCGGCCCGCCGAGAACCTCGACACGCCTGTGGACGTGGACGAGCTCACCGCCGTCATCTCCGCACGAGCACCCCTGTATGACAAATCTAGTGAGGAGCACTACAACCTCATTTCAGCCCTTCACAAGTCCATGCGCGGTTCAGACCCAGATGCTGCCCTGTACTGGCTGGCACGGATGCTGGGTGGCGGTGAGGATCCCCTGTACGTGGCCCGCAGGATCGTGCGTTTTGCCAGTGAGGACATCGGCATGGCGGATCCCGGTGCGCTACAGATGGCCTTGGCGGCCTGGGACACCTACGAGCGTCTGGGCTCACCCGAGGGTGAGCTTGCGATCGCCCAAGCCGTGGTCTACCTGGCCACAGCTCCCAAGTCGATCTCCGTCTATCGGGCCCTGGGACGGGCGCGTCACGCTGCGGCAGCTACTGGTTCACTCATGCCACCCGCTCACATCCTCAACGCCCCTACCCGGCTCATGAAGGAGCTGGGTTATGGCGAGGGCTACCAGTACGATCCGGACACCGTTGAGGGTTTCTCCGGCGCGGATTACATGCCAGCCGGCTACCCGCCACGTGAGGAGCGTGAGCCCTTCTACGAGCCGACCGACCACGGCCATGAGCGCCGTATCCGTGAGCGCCTGGAGTATTGGGACGGTCTGCGTGAGCAGATCCGCCGTCGTCCCCCACAGACTCAGGAGCACGACTAG